ACCTCCCCGAGGGAGCGAGCGACGTCGCCGTGAACAACGGCACGCTCACGATCGAGGAGTGATACTGTCGGTCATAACTCAGTCCATCGCCGGTGGCAAAGACGGGTAGTAGCTGCGCTGTTAGTGATGGATCGTGCCACAGACGTTCATATTCCCATGACCGACAGTATGAGCCCCGTCGCAGCACCAACCGTTTAGCGTCCAGGGGCCCTACCCGCTCCCGATGGCAGACGACTGGACCACCGACGACGTACAGGACCTCTCGGGGAGCACGATCGTCGTCACCGGCGCGAACAGCGGGCTCGGCTACGAGGCCACCAGGGCGTTCGCACGCAAGGGCGGCCACGTGGTCATGGCCTGCCGGAGCGTCGAGCGAGGTCGGGAGGCCGCCGGGGAGATTCGCGATGAGCTCCCCGCCGCCTCGCTGTCGGTCCACGAGTGCGACCTCGCGGACCTCGACTCGGTGCGCGCGTTCGCCGAGGAGTTCGAGGCGACCTACCCGTCGCTTCACGTCCTGTGTAACAACGCGGGCGTGATGGCGATCCCCCGGGCCGAGACCGAGCAGGGCTTCGAGCGGCAGTTCGGCGTCAACCACCTCGGGCACTTCGCGCTGACGGGGCTGCTGTTGGATCGGCTGATCGGGACCGGCGGCGAGACGCGGGTCGTGACCCACAGCAGCAACGTCCACGAACGCGGCGAGATCGACTTCGATGATCTCAACTCCGTCGAACGGTACGACCCGTGGGACGCCTACGCCCAGTCGAAGCTCGCGAACCTGCTGTTCGCCTACGAACTCGACCGCCGCCTCCGGGACGCGGGTCTCGACGTGAAGAGCGTCGCCTGCCACCCGGGCTACGCCGACACCGACCTCCAGCGGCGCGGCCCAGAGATGCGCGGATCGAAGCCCCGGCTGTTCGCGATGAAGGCGTCGAATGCGCTGTTCGCCCAGAGCGCCGCGGTCGGCGCGCTCCCCCTCCTCTACGCCGCGACCCACCCCGGAATCGAGGGTGGGCAGTACGTCGGCCCCGGCGGGTTCAGGAACCTGCGCGGCACCCCCGAGGTCCAGCGTTCGAGCGAGCGATCCTACGACCGCGAGGACGCCCGGCGGCTCTGGGCGGTCTCCGAGGAACTCACCGGCGTACGCTACGGGTTCGATCGCTCGCTTCCCGGACGGGTCGGACGTCTCGCGGGCAGAGTGACCGACGGCCGGCCGGGGTAGGTGCCCTCGTCGCTCGCTCTCGCGGGCGTCTCGGAACCGATCAGAGCCCCTCTCGGGTCACGCGCCGGTGGGTGCCGACGACGAGTTCCCGGACCACGGGCATCCCGTCGTAGACCCACAACAGGAACGCACAGCCGATCAGACCCAACTGGAAGGTCAACTCCGGCGACGGGTCGAGCGTGATCAGTTGAGAGGCGAAGGGGACGAACAGGTCGAAAAACCCGCTGATCAGCCCCTGTCCGTGCTCCCCTTCGGCCTGTTCGAGCGGCCAGAGGACCCGCTCGACGGGATATCGCCCGTAGCGGGGGTAATCGGGGATCACGTCGCTCGGCAGGTGCAGCAGGTAGCCCGTACCGAACGCGAGGCCGACCCGCGTTCGCCCGTAGCGGTGGGCGAGCGCGCCGACGAGGATCGAGACCGGCACCGCGACGAACACCGAGTGGGCGAGCGCGTACCCGCCGGGGAAGACGCCGAACTGCCAGGAGAGCGTCTTGTCGACGAGATCCGGCAGCAGCGACGCGAACACGACGGCCACCGTCGCCGCCCCGTTCGGGCCCTCGCGGTAGACGAGGTGGCTGAACAGCGAGTAGGCGACGTAGCCGACGATGACGTGTTCCCAGGGCCACATGTTCCGTTCCAGTGATAGTTACACGCGCCCCGTTAATACCTTTCTGACTCTCTTTGTTAACTCACCGCACGAGATTCGGTCGTCCCGCCGTTCGGCACGATTACCGTTCCCACGCGCCGGGCGCGACCCCGAGTCGCCGAACGACGAAGGGGTAGACCGCCGCGATCGCGATCGCGACCGCGAACGACGCCCAGAAGCCGAGATCGCCGTAGAGCTCCTGGATCACGAGCAGGACGCCGAAGATCAGCGCGATCATCAGCAGGTAGTGTGGGAGGAGTTCGATCAGCCGCGAACGGAGCGAGGCCATTTGCGTTCCCGTACGCGAGCGGGACGCCTATAGCTACGGGTTCGCGACACCCCCTTGTCGCTGGGGGCGCTACGGGTCGGCATGGACTCACGCTGGCTCACCGCCCTCGGCGGCCTGCTGGCGAGCCTCGCGATCAGCGTCCTCGCCTGGGTTTACTTCGATACCCTTCTGGTGTTCCTGTTGATTCCGTTCGTCCCGTTCCTGTTCCGGCGGTCGCCGCCGACGAAGCGGTGTCCACGCTGTGGGTTCGAGACGACGAGCGAGGGGTTCGAGTACTGCCCGCGCGACGGCACCCGCCTCCCGTGATCACCACACGACCAGCAGGAAACCGACCAACAGGACGCCCGTGAGGACGACCTGCATCGCCGTCGAGGCGAGCATCCCGAGCGTGGTGTAGATCGCGGTCCGGACGCTCCCCTCGAGGTCGCCCGAGCGCTCGAACTCGAGGGCGAAGGTGGCGATCACCACGCCCGCGATCGTGCCGACCGGCCCCGCGAGAAACAGGAGGACGAAGCCGACGGCCCCGGCGACCGCCGCCGTCTTCAGCGAGGCGCCGCCGGCCGCGGAGGAGATCACGCTCGAGAGGAGGTCGAACGCGAGCGTCACGATCGCGAGCAGGGTCGCCCCCGCGACGAAGAGGGTGCCGGGGTCGGAAAAGCCGCTCTGCCACCAGTAGTAGTAGATCCCCGCGATCGAGAGAAGCGCGCCCGGAACGAGCGGGACGAAACTCGCGAGGACGCCACAGACGAGCAACGCCACGGCGACCGCCAGCGCGATCTCGACCATCAGCGCTCGTAGGCCCCCCGTCGAGCCAGTCTCCCGCGCTCCGCGAGCACGCTCGGGGTCCGACAGACCCCCCGCGCGCCCGCGGCCTGCGGGACGGTACAGTTGTTGCAGTTCTCGCAGACGACCCGCGCGCCCCCGTCCGAGAGGATCCGGGCGGGCAGGCGCGGCTCGGCGTAGAAGGGCCGCCCCATCCCGACGGCGTCGGCCGCCGACCCGAGCACGCGATCGAGTTCGGGCCCGCGGACGCCCCCCTCACAGAGGACGGGAATCGAGACGCGCTCGCGTGCCCGCTCGCACAGGTCGGCGTTCCACGCCGGTTCGAAGCCGAAGCCAGTGGCATGGATCCGGTTGGCGAGCGCCACCACCCGCCAGCGGGGGCCGAACGCCGCCTCGTAGCCCGACTCGAAGCGGTCGTCGGCCCACGCCCTTCGAGGAAACTCCCCTCGGATGAGGCTCATGTCCCAGAACACGGAGCCCCGAACGGGGACCACCGCGTCGTAGCCAATCGTCTCGCAGGCCCGACAGATCTCGACGGCGTCGCGCTCCGAGAGGTGCCGGCGGACGACTGCGGGGCTATCGGCCTCGGCGGGCACCTTCGTCACCAGCGGGACGTCGCCCGCGCGCTCGCGGATCTCGTCGTGGATCAGGGAGAGGAATCTGACACGGTTCGTGAGGGAGCCCCCGAACTCGTCGTCCCGGCGGTTGTAGAAGGGCGAGAGGAACTGCTGGACGATCCCCATGTTCGCGCCCGCGACGTGGATCCCGTCGTAGCCCGCCTCGACGGCGTACTCCGCCGCTCGGCCGAAATCGGCGACCAGTTCGTAGACCTCCTCGGTCGAGAGGACGTGCGGGTCGTAGTCGAGGAGGCCGAGCCGATCCGCCAACCGAAGCGCTCGCGGCGGTCGTGAGACCGCGAGCTGTTTTAGATCAGGATGCTCGGCGCGGTAGCCGGCGTGCCACGTCTCCATGCTGCGCAACCCGCCGTGTTCGAGTTGGAGGAAGATCCGCGAGCCCCGGTCGTGGATCGCGTCGGTCAGTCGCTCCAGTTCGGCGACGAACCCCGGATCGTGGACGCGGGTCATCCCGGGGGCGGCACAGCCGCCCTCCCCGCGGACGATCGTCGCGCCCTGGAATATCAGGCCCACGCCGGCCTCGGCGGCGGGTCCGAGTTCGCGGATCAGCGCGTCGACCGTGTCGGGGCCGTTGCCCGCACACTCCAGTAAGGGCGCGCGATACAGGCGGTTGGGTATCGAGAGCCCGCCGATGGCGAGTGGGTCGGTGATCCGCGGGGCCATTGCCGTCTTCTCCTACGGGCCTCGCGAGGTAAGCCGTTCGGCCTACAGGGGGCCGTCGGGCTGGTCCTGCTCGCCCTCGGATACGCTTTCGTCGACTTCTCCGAGGTCGCGCTCGTCGTTGTACTCCTCGGGGCCGCCCTCGCTCCCCGTCAACTCGTTGTACAGCGCCTCCTCTGCCTCCTCGGCGGTCTCGAAGCGCTCGCCCTCCAGTCGGTCGAAGACGCTGCCGATCGACTCGGTCTCGTTGGGCAGGTCGATGGGTTCCTGCCCGTAGTCCGCGGCGAGTTCCTCGCTGGTCGCGGGGTACTTGTGCTCGGAAAGCATCCCGCCGAACTCGTCGGCCGCCGCCGACTCTGCCGTCTCCGCCCGTTCGCGCTGGCGCTCGCGTGCGCTCTCCTGTGGGTCTCGGTCTCCCATACTTCCGGCTTCGACCGCCCGCGGCATAACGGTTGGACCTGCATTCGCTACCGCTCGACGACCAGCAGCGCGACCCGCTCGCGGACCAGTTCCTCGAGGCTCGCGTCGGTCGCTGCCCGCTCGTCGTCGGTGATCGCGTAGAACTCCGTGATCCGCTCCTCGTCCGCCCGGTCGCCCGGTCCCCAGTCGGCGGGTTCGACCACTGCCGAGAGCGCCTCGATCGCCCCGCTCTCGTCCTCGCCATCCACGACGATCACGACCTCCTGCTCGCCCTCTTCGATTCCGATCTCGAACGCGCGGTTGATCTGCCGGCGGCCCGCGGCGTACAGCAGGATCTCGACGCTTCGCTTGCGGGCGATCGCCTCGCCGCGCCCCGTCGCCCGGTTCGCCAGTGTTACGGCGCGTTCGAGGTGGGCGGGGCCGGCGACGTAGCGCGCGTCGAACGCCTGGACCGCACAGGCGTACTCGCTTCCGATATGATCCAGTTCCCCCAGAAACGAATCGAGGTCGTCGATCGCCGCCGTCCCGGTCAGAAGCCTCATTCAGAAGTCACCGAGGTTGGCCTGTCCCTCGCCGTCGGACTCGACCTCGACCGCCGCCGATTCGTCGGCCTCGATCCCCTCGATCGAGGGGTTCGGGTGGCCGGCGTTTCTGAGGATCGTCTCCGTGGTTTTCTCCCGTCCGCGCAGTGCGCCCAACACGACCGACTTCTCGGCGGTCCTGAGATCTTCGCGCGTCTCGATCCCGGCCTCGTAGAGCCACCGGGCGCGCTTTCGTCCGACGTTGCCGACGCCCGTGAGCCCGAGCAGCTCCTCGCCCACGCCGTGTTCGACGCGCTGGCGCGCGGCGCTGATCGACGCGACGACCTCGGGTCCCAGATCGAGTTCGACCGCGAGGCGCTCGGCGGCGTTGAGAAGCCACTGGGCGGTCTCGACCTTTCCCCGCAGGTCGCCCGGCCCGATCGCGTAGCGCTCGGTGATCCTGTCTTCCTCGACCTCGCTGGCCCAGTCCTCCAGTAAGGAAGCGGTCTTGAGCGCCGAGAGCCAGTCCTCGAAGCGTTCGGCCTCGAACTCCGTGGGCATGTCGCCGAGGAACTCGCGCTCGCGCTCGTAGGCGATCTCGGTGTACCTCTCGCGGTCGCCCGACCGGAGGTAGAGCCCCCACATGTCGGGAGTGCGCGCGACGAGGTGATACAGGCCGAGCGCGCTCGCCTCCTCCGACCCTCGGAGGCCGTCGATTATCTCGGCGGCGCTCATCGGATCGAGGTAGAGTCTCGAAACGGTGTGGCCGATCCCGGTCGCTGTGATGTCGTCGCCATCGAGTTCCTCGCGGCTCGCTTCGCCCTCCGCTCGGTTTTCCGAGGCGCGTTGCGCCTCGCGTTCGAGAAACCCGTTTCGCTCCAGATAGTCGAGCATCCTGTCCGTCACCGATTCGAGCCGACCGGGGTCGGTCGACTGGGTGGCGTACAGTGTGCGTTCGAGGAACTCCAGTAACCCTTCGCGGGAGTTCGCGAACCCCGAGGCGACCGTCGCGAGGATATGCGTGCGGAGCGCGGGTTCGGTCGCCAGTTTCGAGCGGACGGGTTCGGGATCAGCCCAGACGTACCGTTCGAAGAGTTCGTCGAGTTCGTCGTGGTTCTTCGCGAGCAGGAGGGCCTCGCCGTAGGGGTCGAGGCCGGGCCGGCCCGCCCGGCCCATCATCTGGTGGACCTCCAGCGTTGCGAGGGGTTTCATCCCGCCGGCGTCGCCGTCGTAGCGCTGCCAGTCGCGGACGATCACCCGCCTGCTCGGGGTGTTGACGCCCGCCGCGAGGGTCGGCGTCGCGCTGATCGCCTTGATCAGCCGGTCGCGGAAGGCGTCCTCGACCAGCGTGCGGTGCTCGCGCGCGAGGCCCGCGTGGTGGAAGGCCGCCCCCATCTCGATGGCGTCAGCCAGATCGTCGCTGGTCTCGGAATCGCTCACTCCCCTGACTTCCTCAGCGAGATCGACGAGATCGGCTCGCTCCTCGCCCGTGAGATGGGGGTCGACGGCGCCTCCCAAGCGGCGGGCGGCGGCCTCGGCGTTCCGCCGAGAATTGACGAACACGAGCGAGGATCCCCCATCCGAGAGCGCATCGCTCACGAGCGCCGTGGTCGGGTTCTCGCCCGACTCGACGGCGAACTCCTCCTGGGAGCCGTCGTCGAAGTGCAGCGCGCTGCCGTAATGCACTCCGGTACGAAGGTCGATGGGGCGCCACTCCGAGTGGACGAGTTCGGCGTCGAGCCACTCGGCGATCTCGCCCGCGTTTCCGACGGTCGCCGAGAGCGCGACCGTCTGGAGCGCGGGATTCAACTGCCGGAGCTTCGCCAGCGTGACCTCCAGCGTGGGTCCGCGGTTCGCGTCGTCCACGAGGTGGATCTCGTCGGCGACGACACACGAGAGTTCCTCGATCCACGAAGCGCCGTTTCGAACGAGCGAGTCGACCTTTTCCGATGTCGCGACGACGATGTCCCGATTGGAGAGCCACTCCTCGTCCGAGTCGTAGTTGCCGGTCGAAACGCCTACCGAGACGCCGAAGGACTCGAAGCGTTCGAACTCGCGTTTCTTCTCGCTGGCGAGCGCCCGGAGCGGGACGATGTACAGCGCCTTGCCGCCCCGCTCAACCGAAGTCAGCATCGCGAGTTCGGCGATCAGGGTCTTGCCGCTCGCGGTCGGCACGCTCGCGACGACGCTCTCGCCCTCGGTGACGCCGGCTTTCACTGCTTCGGCCTGCGGGGGATAGAGTTCCTCGATGCCCTCCTCGCGGAGGTGCTCGCTCACCCCCGCGGGAAGGCCCGAAAGCTCCGCGGTTTGCATTACGCGTGTTTCGCCCGTCATCCGGTTTAAACTGTCGCCCGAGGGCCGTGCTCCGCCACGGTTTTAGGCCTCTCGGCGCAACCTCGGGTATGCGCATCGAATACAATAGAGATACCTGCATCGGGATCTACCAGTGCGTCGACGAGTGGGAGAAGTTCGAGAAGGACATGGACGCCGGGAAGGCCGAACTCGTCGGCGCGGAGGAGGAAGACGGCGTCTTCGTCCTCGAGGTCCCCGAGGGCGAGGAGTTCGACGCCGAGATGGCCGCCCGGGTCTGCCCCGTCGACGCCATCACGCTCTACGACGACGACGGCGAGCAGATGGTTCCCTGACGGCTCTCAGTGCAGGTCCCAGTACTCGCGGGCGTCCTCGCGCTCGAAAAAGCCCTCGACGGTGCGCTCCTCGCGCCCCCCGGGCGGCGACCCGGCGAACACGCCGATCGCCCCCGCGTCGGGGTAGACGGTGACGTCGGGTTCCCGCATCGTCGAAACGACGAGGTATCGTAGCGGTTCCTCGGAGTCGTTGACGACGCGGTGAGCGCCGGCCTCGCCGGTCGGGAGCGCGACGTACTCCCCTGCTCGAAGGTCGTGGTCGCCTTCGTCGTGTCTGAGAACGCCGGTCCCCGAGAGGACGTAGATCGCTTCCTCGTTTCCCGTGTGGTAGTGATACGGCCACGACCGACTTTCGGCGGGTAGTTCGTAGAGGCTACAGCCGATCCGCTCGCCGCCCGCGGCCTCCGCCAACTGCTTGCGGCGAAAGCGTGTGTCGCCGCGGTCGGTCTCGGTCCACTCGAGGTCGGATTCGTTGACGCGGTCCATATCGTCGGCTCGACGCGAACCCCGATAGTCGTTGGGTCCCGAACCGGCGGTTCAGGCGATCTCGTCGTACTGCTCCGCGAGTTTGTCGGCGGCCGCGCCCAACTGCTCGCGCTCGAACTCGTCTAAGTCCCACTCCACCACTTCCTCGACGCCCTCGCTGCCGAGTTTCGCGGGCACGCCGAGGCCGACGCCCGAGTGGCCGAACTCGCCGTCGAGCGGGATCGAGGCGGGGAACACCTCGCCCGTGTCGCGCAGGACGGCCTCGGTCATGTGGCCGACGCCCGTCGCGGGCCCCCACTCGGTCGCGCCCTTGCGCTCGATGACGTTCATCGCGCTGGTCTGGAGTTCGTCGAGGATCTCCTCCTTCTCCCCGTCGGTGAACTCGGGGTCCCGGCCGTCGACGCGGACCTTCGAGAACACCGGGACCTGGTCGTCGCCGTGTTCGCCCAGAATGGTCGCCTCGACGTTTCGCACCTGTGTGTCGAAGCGCTGTGCGAGGACGTAGCGAAAGCGCGCCGAATCGAGTCGCCCGCCGAAGCCGATCACCTTCGTCCGATCGCGGTCGCCGACCTCGTAGAGGTGGCGGTTCAGCAGGTCGACCGGGTTCGAGGTGGTGATCGTCACGTAGTCGTCGTTGTGCTCGTCGAGCGAGGAGCCGATGTCCTCCATGATCGGGGCGTTGTCGCCCGCCAGATCCAGCCGGCTCTGACCGGGCGAGCGGGGAATCCCGGCGGTGATGACGACGACGTCCGAACCTGCCGTGGCCTCGTAGTCGCCCTGCCGGACCGTGGTGTTGGCGTCGTAGGCCACCCCGTGGTTGGCGTCGGCGGCCTGCCCGACCGTGTCGTCCTCCTTCTCGGGGATGTCCACGAGGACGAGTTCGTCAGCGATGTCCCGTAGCGCGATGTTGTAGGCCGCGGCGGCACCCACCGTACCGGCCGCGCCGACGACGCTCACTTTCGTCATATCACGTAACACGGCCACGCCGAGGCCGTTAAACGTATCGGAACGGGGGGTTTCTCGCGTCGTCCCGCGTAGGTTGATTCGACGGATGACGAACCCGTAGTCCTTTTCGGCGTCACGACCCTCCTTCGGGTATGAGCGAGTTCGACAAAGAGGCCGAACGCGAGAAACTCCGGGAGAAGTACGCGAACGAGCAGAAGGACAGGGAATCCACCCAGCGCATGAGCGACCTCCTCCTCCAGGGCGCGACGATGACCAACAAACACTGCGATCGGTGTGGCGACCCGATCTTCCGCTACGAGGGCCAGGAGTTCTGCGCCTCGTGTCAGGCCGCGGGACAGGCGGCCGACGGAGCGGCCGATACCGGCGGACGGCCCGATCAGGGGTCGTCCGACCCCGCCGAGACGACCCCCGAAAGCGAGGCCGCCGCCCGCGCGGTCGCGGACGAGGAACGATCGGATCCCGTCGACACCGGCTCCCAGCCCTCCGAGGTCCGCGAGACCGAACCCGAGGAACCGTCCCCCACCGAATCCCGTGAGCTACCCACCGAAACCCGGTCGGTCTCGACGGGAGGCGACCTCTCGGGGGCGCGCGAGGAACTCGGGCGGACGATCGCCACGCTCGCCCGGCGGGCCGCCGACGCGGAGGACCCCCGACGCGCCCGCGAGTTCCTCGAAGCCGCGGACGAGGCCGCAGAAACCCTCGCCACGCTGAACGGGCGCTAGTCGAGGACCGCGAGGTATTCTGGAGGTACTCGATCGGTCGTGTAGATCCCCTTCCCGCGCCGGACGATCCGGTGACCCCCGTCCTTCATCCCTTCTGTGTCCACGACGAACACCGCCGGCTCGTTCGCGTGTCGTCGGCCGACCTCACGGGCCTCGTCGACGGTCGCCGAGAGGTGGACCTGCTGGCGATCCATCGGCTTCAACCCCTGCTCGCGGATCGCCGGAACGTTCTCGGGGGCGGTCCCGTGATACAGTTCGTCGGGGACGGGCGTCTGGACGGGTTCGAGATCGACGTCGATGGAGTGGCCGTAGGCGGCGCGCACCCGCTCGCCCGAGCGCTCGAAGCGTCCCTTTGGGTCGGTCGCGATCACGCCCGCGACGTCCCCCGGTTCGGCCCAGTCGTACTTTCGGAGGACTGCCTCCACGAGGTCGTCGTAAGCCGTCCAACCGCGTTCGTCGAGCGCGAGGCCGGCGTCCTCGGGGAAGTGCCTGAGCGCGCCGCTGGCGAACGTCGAGAGGCGTTTTCGTCGATTCTTGCCCAAGAGTCGATCGCCCGGCTCACCGCAGACTGGACACGTCTCGCCCTCGAAGTGGCCGTGGTCGGGACAGCGACGGATCTCGCTCACACTTCCCCTCGGAACCGCCACCGGAAAAGCGCCGTTCACCACGGTAATTTATGATCGACTCGGCCACACTCACGAGTGATGTCCACGCACAACATGGCGGACTACGACGAACTGTGCGAGCGTTTCGAGTGGGACGATATCTACGCCGAGGCCGACTGGGACGCTCCCGATGAACTCAACGTCGCCCACGAGGTCTGCGACCGCC
The sequence above is drawn from the Halalkalicoccus sp. NIPERK01 genome and encodes:
- a CDS encoding oxidoreductase, producing MADDWTTDDVQDLSGSTIVVTGANSGLGYEATRAFARKGGHVVMACRSVERGREAAGEIRDELPAASLSVHECDLADLDSVRAFAEEFEATYPSLHVLCNNAGVMAIPRAETEQGFERQFGVNHLGHFALTGLLLDRLIGTGGETRVVTHSSNVHERGEIDFDDLNSVERYDPWDAYAQSKLANLLFAYELDRRLRDAGLDVKSVACHPGYADTDLQRRGPEMRGSKPRLFAMKASNALFAQSAAVGALPLLYAATHPGIEGGQYVGPGGFRNLRGTPEVQRSSERSYDREDARRLWAVSEELTGVRYGFDRSLPGRVGRLAGRVTDGRPG
- a CDS encoding metal-dependent hydrolase, with translation MWPWEHVIVGYVAYSLFSHLVYREGPNGAATVAVVFASLLPDLVDKTLSWQFGVFPGGYALAHSVFVAVPVSILVGALAHRYGRTRVGLAFGTGYLLHLPSDVIPDYPRYGRYPVERVLWPLEQAEGEHGQGLISGFFDLFVPFASQLITLDPSPELTFQLGLIGCAFLLWVYDGMPVVRELVVGTHRRVTREGL
- a CDS encoding DUF456 domain-containing protein encodes the protein MVEIALAVAVALLVCGVLASFVPLVPGALLSIAGIYYYWWQSGFSDPGTLFVAGATLLAIVTLAFDLLSSVISSAAGGASLKTAAVAGAVGFVLLFLAGPVGTIAGVVIATFALEFERSGDLEGSVRTAIYTTLGMLASTAMQVVLTGVLLVGFLLVVW
- a CDS encoding NADH:flavin oxidoreductase, which gives rise to MAPRITDPLAIGGLSIPNRLYRAPLLECAGNGPDTVDALIRELGPAAEAGVGLIFQGATIVRGEGGCAAPGMTRVHDPGFVAELERLTDAIHDRGSRIFLQLEHGGLRSMETWHAGYRAEHPDLKQLAVSRPPRALRLADRLGLLDYDPHVLSTEEVYELVADFGRAAEYAVEAGYDGIHVAGANMGIVQQFLSPFYNRRDDEFGGSLTNRVRFLSLIHDEIRERAGDVPLVTKVPAEADSPAVVRRHLSERDAVEICRACETIGYDAVVPVRGSVFWDMSLIRGEFPRRAWADDRFESGYEAAFGPRWRVVALANRIHATGFGFEPAWNADLCERARERVSIPVLCEGGVRGPELDRVLGSAADAVGMGRPFYAEPRLPARILSDGGARVVCENCNNCTVPQAAGARGVCRTPSVLAERGRLARRGAYER
- the cgi121 gene encoding KEOPS complex subunit Cgi121, with the translated sequence MRLLTGTAAIDDLDSFLGELDHIGSEYACAVQAFDARYVAGPAHLERAVTLANRATGRGEAIARKRSVEILLYAAGRRQINRAFEIGIEEGEQEVVIVVDGEDESGAIEALSAVVEPADWGPGDRADEERITEFYAITDDERAATDASLEELVRERVALLVVER
- a CDS encoding ATP-dependent DNA helicase, whose protein sequence is MQTAELSGLPAGVSEHLREEGIEELYPPQAEAVKAGVTEGESVVASVPTASGKTLIAELAMLTSVERGGKALYIVPLRALASEKKREFERFESFGVSVGVSTGNYDSDEEWLSNRDIVVATSEKVDSLVRNGASWIEELSCVVADEIHLVDDANRGPTLEVTLAKLRQLNPALQTVALSATVGNAGEIAEWLDAELVHSEWRPIDLRTGVHYGSALHFDDGSQEEFAVESGENPTTALVSDALSDGGSSLVFVNSRRNAEAAARRLGGAVDPHLTGEERADLVDLAEEVRGVSDSETSDDLADAIEMGAAFHHAGLAREHRTLVEDAFRDRLIKAISATPTLAAGVNTPSRRVIVRDWQRYDGDAGGMKPLATLEVHQMMGRAGRPGLDPYGEALLLAKNHDELDELFERYVWADPEPVRSKLATEPALRTHILATVASGFANSREGLLEFLERTLYATQSTDPGRLESVTDRMLDYLERNGFLEREAQRASENRAEGEASREELDGDDITATGIGHTVSRLYLDPMSAAEIIDGLRGSEEASALGLYHLVARTPDMWGLYLRSGDRERYTEIAYEREREFLGDMPTEFEAERFEDWLSALKTASLLEDWASEVEEDRITERYAIGPGDLRGKVETAQWLLNAAERLAVELDLGPEVVASISAARQRVEHGVGEELLGLTGVGNVGRKRARWLYEAGIETREDLRTAEKSVVLGALRGREKTTETILRNAGHPNPSIEGIEADESAAVEVESDGEGQANLGDF
- a CDS encoding ferredoxin, translated to MRIEYNRDTCIGIYQCVDEWEKFEKDMDAGKAELVGAEEEDGVFVLEVPEGEEFDAEMAARVCPVDAITLYDDDGEQMVP
- a CDS encoding cupin domain-containing protein encodes the protein MDRVNESDLEWTETDRGDTRFRRKQLAEAAGGERIGCSLYELPAESRSWPYHYHTGNEEAIYVLSGTGVLRHDEGDHDLRAGEYVALPTGEAGAHRVVNDSEEPLRYLVVSTMREPDVTVYPDAGAIGVFAGSPPGGREERTVEGFFEREDAREYWDLH
- the mdh gene encoding malate dehydrogenase, which produces MTKVSVVGAAGTVGAAAAYNIALRDIADELVLVDIPEKEDDTVGQAADANHGVAYDANTTVRQGDYEATAGSDVVVITAGIPRSPGQSRLDLAGDNAPIMEDIGSSLDEHNDDYVTITTSNPVDLLNRHLYEVGDRDRTKVIGFGGRLDSARFRYVLAQRFDTQVRNVEATILGEHGDDQVPVFSKVRVDGRDPEFTDGEKEEILDELQTSAMNVIERKGATEWGPATGVGHMTEAVLRDTGEVFPASIPLDGEFGHSGVGLGVPAKLGSEGVEEVVEWDLDEFEREQLGAAADKLAEQYDEIA
- a CDS encoding Sjogren's syndrome/scleroderma autoantigen 1 family protein; this translates as MSEFDKEAEREKLREKYANEQKDRESTQRMSDLLLQGATMTNKHCDRCGDPIFRYEGQEFCASCQAAGQAADGAADTGGRPDQGSSDPAETTPESEAAARAVADEERSDPVDTGSQPSEVRETEPEEPSPTESRELPTETRSVSTGGDLSGAREELGRTIATLARRAADAEDPRRAREFLEAADEAAETLATLNGR
- a CDS encoding RNA 2'-phosphotransferase, whose protein sequence is MSEIRRCPDHGHFEGETCPVCGEPGDRLLGKNRRKRLSTFASGALRHFPEDAGLALDERGWTAYDDLVEAVLRKYDWAEPGDVAGVIATDPKGRFERSGERVRAAYGHSIDVDLEPVQTPVPDELYHGTAPENVPAIREQGLKPMDRQQVHLSATVDEAREVGRRHANEPAVFVVDTEGMKDGGHRIVRRGKGIYTTDRVPPEYLAVLD